One window of Plasmodium relictum strain SGS1 genome assembly, chromosome: 14 genomic DNA carries:
- a CDS encoding p25-alpha family protein, putative: MENAFYIYTKNASDMDSRTFVKILKDSNLLNKKLTSIDADLTFARVKTKGAKRINYEQFVVAIRSLVDKHNLDYDKFVEQLCKEASNGPILYGTKTDNVRFFDDKSTYTGVHKQGGPTIIDKNRTKFSDLSEIVDRSEFNTRGVNVSVAKNV, from the exons atggaaaatgctttttatatatataccaAAAATGCGTCTGACATGGACAGTAGAACTTTcgtaaaaattttaaaggaCTCAA atttattaaacaaaaaattgaCATCTATTGATGCTGATCTTACATTTGCAAGAGTTAAAACTAAAGGGGCTAAACGAATTAATTATGAACAATTTGTTGTGGCAATTAGAAGCTTAGTAGATAAGCATAATTTAGATTACGATAAATTTGTTGAACAGTTATGTAAAGAAGCTTCAAATGGACCTATTTTGTATGGAACAAAAACTGATAATGTGAGATTCTTTGATGATAAATCAACTTATACTGGTGTTCACAAACAAGGGGGACCTACTATAATTGACAAAAATAGAACTAAATTTTCTGATTTATCCGAAATTGTTGATCGTTCTGAATTTAATACGAGGGGAGTTAATGTTAGTGTTGCTAAGAAcgtttaa
- a CDS encoding S-adenosyl-methyltransferase, putative produces the protein MYKLLAIFICLFNNYKCFKVKNWKNNNKPFYLNYLIKKNIVLYRGNKINHSFFSLRNNSREQNESDIFDKSYVYHTPVLLNEVIQYINNNELHNEINENINNSDNSDLKLTLNASNKNTTIPNINKSFDKQKFSLYESKCINGVKMQTFKNDNSIKSFNLSKKLKITNDGKEINYYIDATLGGGGHTLEILKKIKNSKVIAIDKDIESIYYNKLKLKNYIDQNKLILIHGDYRDILHLLNYNSLPLSNYSGVLIDLGVSSHQLKSNKRGFSYKYNGILDMNMNKYTEKEFMNSYFSNSNGIIPNNNSGNLNNKIHRILNTYSLKKLKYIIEMFGEEKKALKIAKKIVQWRKNNGKITTTYDLKHIILLTCKKNYKSNNKVLSRVFQSFRIYINDELKALKELLISAHKILKPGKRLITISYHSLEKKCIEKNVEKKKELWIKINKNAITPSENEIKLNNSSRSAKMFVFEKI, from the coding sequence ATGTATAAATTATTAGCCATTTTCATTTGCTTGTTTAATAATTACAAATgttttaaagtaaaaaattggaaaaataataataaacctttttatttaaattatttaattaaaaaaaatatagttcTTTATAGGgggaataaaataaatcattCTTTTTTCTCATTAAGAAATAATTCTAGAGAACAAAATGAATCTGATATTTTTGATAAATCATATGTTTATCACACACCTGTTTTACTGAATGAAGTAAtacaatatataaataacaatGAACTGCATAacgaaataaatgaaaatattaataattctgATAATAGTGATTTAAAGTTAACATTAAATGCTTCAAATAAAAACACAACTATcccaaatataaataaaagttttgACAAACAAAAATTCTCTTTATATGAAAGTAAATGCATAAACGGAGTAAAAATGCaaacttttaaaaatgacaattcaataaaatcatttaatttaagtaaaaaattaaaaataacaaatgaTGGAAAAGAAATTAACTATTACATTGATGCAACTCTGGGAGGAGGTGGTCATACCttagaaattttaaaaaaaataaaaaattctaaagTTATAGCAATTGATAAAGACATAGAATCAATTTACTAcaacaaattaaaattaaaaaattatatagacCAAAACAAACTGATCCTTATACATGGAGACTATAGAGATATTTTACATTTACTTAATTATAACTCTTTACCATTATCAAATTATAGTGGTGTATTAATAGACTTAGGGGTATCATCTCATCAgttaaaaagtaataaaagaGGGTTTAGTTATAAATATAACGGTATTCTAGATATGAATATGAACAAATATACGGAAAAAGAGTTTATGAATTCTTATTTTTCTAATAGTAATGGTATTATTCCAAATAATAACAGTGGTAATCTAAATAACAAAATACACAGAATTTTAAACACATATagcttaaaaaaattaaaatatattatagaaATGTTTGGTGAGGAAAAAAAAGCCTTAAAAATAGCAAAGAAAATAGTTCAATGGAGAAAAAATAATGGGAAGATAACAACAACATATGACTTGAAACATATTATCCTTTTAacttgtaaaaaaaattataaatcaaataataaaGTTTTATCAAGAGTTTTTCAATCGTTTAGAATTTATATCAATGATGAATTAAAGGccttaaaagaattattaatttctgcacataaaatattaaaaccAGGAAAAAGGTTAATTACTATTTCATATCATTCATTGGAAAAGAAGtgtattgaaaaaaatgttgaaaaaaaaaaggagttatggataaaaattaataaaaatgccATAACTCCTagtgaaaatgaaataaaattaaataattcttcTAGATCTGCAAAAATGTTtgtttttgaaaaaatttag
- a CDS encoding protein-S-isoprenylcysteine O-methyltransferase, putative: MNITRYIISTFLLYTIILNYNILIYLIDTNLYEIKEKRNLCKFFGYCLHNFLDYGFVSVYIIVGFLPNKNVYMKHSKYNYIFAKILLVYFLFFFFHFTINIFNNFPLNIFYLVITIFHLSEFFLSFLHNKDNHNFYNFLVNPNRAYVYFFICTLIEYYAKIFLFVILSVFEKYINKRFLHKLLLFNHFFLKNYLENYGNCSYSYYNRIKVDNFNLFRINEISERTKILKNYKHYNNQIIGIFLSKRELLKENHLKCFLNNIFIKDISNKKKLLNSEEILYSKFKIKIHENYKTRKKFKSIKDNSRLLTYGRCIFSETALKNMIDNYLNSTFSKTYDLNDSFFQNVFLKYKRIFYKYELPNIFGKLYNCYLYVVLLSLVFSLIGLFLRLFGIIQCSSNFSFYVLNSHSLKKKNMKKEHYLVKRGLYKYMRHPCYTGWFYYSIFLQLFLFNIFCFLLSFLISWVFLYRTIKIEENNLLEYYSEEYKKYKMETPNIYIPFMNNI, from the exons ATGAACATAACAAGATATATAATCTCAACTTTCTTATTATATACAATAATTCTAAATTATaacatattaatttatttaattgataccaatttatatgaaataaaggaaaaaaggaatctatgtaaattttttggTTATTGTTTGCATAACTTTTTGGATTATGGTTTTGTTTCTGTTTATATTATTGTTGGTTTTTTaccaaataaaaatgtatatatgaAGCAcagtaaatataattatatatttgcaaaaatattattagtgtattttttattttttttttttcattttacaattaatatttttaataatttcccattaaatatattttatttagttattacaatttttcatttatcaGAGTTTTTTCTATcatttttacataataaagataatcataatttttataattttctagTAAATCCAAATCGTGcctatgtatatttttttatatgcacATTAATTGAATATTATGCTAAGATATTTCTATTTGTAATATTATCTGTTTTTGaaaagtatataaataaaagatttcTCCATAagcttttattatttaaccatttttttttgaaaaactACTTAGAAAATTATGGAAATTGCTCTTACTCATATTATAATAGAATAAAAGTGgacaattttaatttatttcgtataaatgaaattagtgaaagaacaaaaattcttaaaaattaCAAGCATTATAACAATCAAATTATTGgcatatttttatcaaaaagaGAACTGTTAAAAGAGAATCATTTAAAATGTTttcttaataatatatttattaaagatatttcaaataaaaaaaaattattgaataGCGAGGAGATTTTGTAtagtaaatttaaaataaagatacatgaaaattacaaaacaagaaaaaaatttaaaagtataAAGGACAACTCTAGATTACTTACATATGGAAGATGCATTTTTAGCGAAACagctttaaaaaatatgatagaTAATTACCTGAACAGTACATTTTCTAAAACCTATGATTTAAATGATTCTTTCTTTCAGAacgtttttttaaaatataaaaggatATTTTATAAGTATGAGTTACCCAATATTTTtggaaaattatataattgttatttatatgtagttttattatctttagtATTTAGTTTAATTGGTCTATTTTTGAGATTATTTGGAATAATTCAATGTTCaagtaatttttctttttatgttttaaattcacattccttaaaaaaaaaaaatatgaaaaaagaacATTATTTAGTAAAGAGAggattatataaatacatgAGACACCCGTGTTACACAGGATGGTTTTATTATTCGATAt ttttacaattatttttgtttaatattttttgttttctcctttcttttttaatatcatgggtatttttatataggacaataaaaattgaagaaaataatttattagagTATTATAGTGAGGAATATAAAAAGTACAAAATGGAAACCCCTAATATATA tataCCATTCATGAATAATATCTGA
- the UBA2 gene encoding SUMO-activating enzyme subunit 2, putative → MHSAIRKIFDSKICDKIENMKILLVGAGGIGSEFLKNIITIGCKNIDIIDIDTIDITNLNRQFLFKKKDVKKYKSIVAKERALKHNKNLNINAYIFDVCTMKGSDIKKYDYVINALDNIKARKYVNKLCVMEKKVLIEAGSTGYNGQVYPIFSNETKCYNCEEKPRNKTYAICTIRQTPTLPEHCVAWGKLIFEMLFCKNDNETLIDIKNHIEEESKKRNMEKMEIIIFIFNYLFHDTINELISLKKDFVVIPTPILYDSKNCDDNISNLEKKTKICDKIENKNEKEKENKLEKSKDSNINVNINKNRQVNDNDILFKKEKKEENVIQLCAQNIWDKKKCIEMYVKTFVKLYNYLNINRKIDEYLIFDKDDDDCINFITAVSNLRMINFSINQKSKFDIQSIAGNIIPAISSTNAIVASLQVCQLIHVIEYFEVLKEKKDEQINLRESKAKHVWVKSIVSGNNIFSRGNLVNSEKLELPNPNCYVCQQPTINVYIKNLNEITLYDFVKDICTNELSFLYPFLDKQDRNIFDYDLFLENDEDYIKSLYKSLSEWDIKNDEILILTDFQNSNDQLEIHLKEDPTLESIYFIKEKITKKRKARSISEGDDTRSVKKMRNIINDEKKTNDKKETQHVREIDEIIIDDERNNNEDFVLID, encoded by the exons ATGCATAGTGctataagaaaaatttttgatAGTAAAATATgtgataaaatagaaaacaTGAAAATATTGTTGGTAGGTGCGGGAGGAATAGGTagtgaatttttaaaaaatataattacaataggatgtaaaaatattgatataaTAGATATAGATACAATTGATATAACTAATTTAAATagacaatttttatttaaaaaaaaagatgtaaAAAAGTATAAGTCCATAGTAGCAAAAGAAAGAGcattaaaacataataaaaatttaaatattaatgcatatatatttgaTGTATGTACTATGAAAGGTagtgatattaaaaaatatgattatgTAATAAATGCTTTGGATAATATTAAAGCTAGAAAATATGTTAATAAGCTATGTGTaatggaaaaaaaagttttaattgAAGCAGGGAGTACAGGATATAATGGTCAAGTCTATCCAATTTTTTCAAATGAAACAAAATGCTACAACTGTGAGGAGAAACCAAGAAATAAAACTTATGCTATATGCACAATAAGACAAACACCAACTTTACCTGAACACTGTGTTGCATGGGGAAAACTAATTTTTGAAATgcttttttgtaaaaatgataatgaaaCCTTAATTGACATTAAAAATCATATTGAAGAAGAATcaaaaaagagaaatatggaaaaaatggaaattataatttttattttcaattatttatttcatgaTACTATAAATGAACtcatttctttaaaaaaagattttgTAGTTATTCCTACACCTATATTATATGATTCAAAGAATTGCGATGATAATATTTCAAatctagaaaaaaaaacaaaaatttgtgataaaatagaaaacaagaatgaaaaagaaaaagaaaataaattagaaaaaagtaAAGATTCAAACATTAatgtaaatattaataaaaatagacaAGTAAACGATAACGatattttgtttaaaaaagaaaagaaggAAGAAAATGTCATACAGTTGTGTGCTCAAAATATAtgggataaaaaaaaatgtatagaAATGTATGTAAAAActtttgtaaaattatataattacttaaatataaatagaaaaatagatgaatatttaatatttgatAAGGATGATGATGACtgcattaattttataacagCTGTATCTAATTTAAGAATGAtaaatttttcaattaatCAAAAAAGTAAGTTTGATATACAGTCAATAGCAGGAAATATTATTCCAGCAATCTCGTCAACTAATGCAATAGTTGCATCACTTCAAGTATGCCAGTTGATTCATGTTATTGAATATTTTGAAGTcttgaaagaaaaaaaagatgaacaAATTAATTTAAGAGAAAGTAAAGCAAAACATGTATGGGTAAAGAGTATTGTTAGTggtaataatattttttcaagaGGAAATTTAGTAAATTCAGAAAAATTAGAATTACCCAATCCAAATTGCTATGTATGCCAGCAGCCAACGATAAATGTTTATATTAAGAATTTGAATGAAATAACATTATATGATTTTGTGAAAGATATATGCACAAATGAACTATCTTTCTTATATCCATTTTTAGATAAGCAAGATAGAAACATATTTGattatgatttatttttagaaaatgatgaagattatataaaaagtttatATAAATCATTAAGTGAGTgggatataaaaaatgatgaaattttaattttaactgATTTTCAAAATAGTAATGATCAATTagaaattcatttaaaagaAGACCCTACTTTAgaaagtatatattttataaaagaaaaaataactaaaaaaagaaaagcaaGAAGCATAAGTGAAGGAGATGATACTAGAAG tgtaaaaaaaatgaggaatattattaatgatgaaaaaaagacAAATGATAAAAAGGAAACACAACATGTAAGAGAAATTGATGAAATCATAATAGATGATGAGcgaaataataatgaagattTTGTGTTAATAGATTaa